AACCCAAACGAAGCctaataaaaaattagaaaaaagatTGATTAGAGAGGGTGAGATATACGGGACCTAGAGTGGATGATTACATAATTTGATGCATGATGGACAGCAGGTAATCATATGTATAGAGTTGGGTTGGATGAACAGAAGGAGagagtgtaagtgagagatttCGTGTTCGAGTTCTTCCACCGCTACTGGcacttaaaattaaaaaaatatgaataGAGTTGTATAAGCGCGTATTAAATCTACACCAGCGTTATTGCGTGAAGCAGAAGCACTTTTTCCTCGCCCAATAAATTAAGCATGCCACCACGAGGCTCATGAAATTAAGTCGATCTTATTACGCACTTTATAGTGTAAACCAACGACACTGTCCTTGTATGCACCAGACAATAATATGTTAGTCTAACGTTGGAGCGGGAGACACAGCCCACAAGTTGCACAAATGAGCAAGCCATCTTTCAAAGTGGATCTTTGGAAAGCAGGCAATCATGCCCATGCATCATTGGagcctttgtttttttttaaaaaaaaaaaaaaaaaaattaagtttgTTGGCTCTTTTTTGCCGATGTGCCTTATAAATGAAGCCTCTTCCTGCTTTTTAATTTGCTCATACCATAGCGCTGACAATTGGAATAAAGGTCATAAAGTCTTATTATACGCAGGGGGGCTGGCTGTAAAGGATGCAGTCTTATGGTCATAAGGCAGTTATGCCCGGAATTTTGTTTTTCGCAGTTGGTTAGAACTTAGaacagaaagaaagagaaattctGAGGTCTATAAACCGCCAACATGTGATGGGTGGTCTAAAGCAAGATTGTTTTGTCTTGCCGGTGACTGATATCCTATACTTTCCTGCCTACTTCCAACCTCCTtgcgtgtatatatatatatatatatatatatatatatatatatttcattaGCTCTCTCTTGTCTAGTTGTTGTAATGAGCAGATAAAGCAGTCAATTTCTTTCGCAGCCCCATTTAGCTTTATGGAGCTCTCCCCAACTCATTGTTGGCCCGGGAGTTGTCTGTTTTGTTACGactatttatttctattaaaaccccaaaaaaaagaaaaaattcgtgGAAAAAAATTTATGGAGCACTActgtaattttttatttttttttgccaaaactGTGAGATATGATGTAATTGGTGGGGCACTACTGTAATTGGTGGGGCAAAACTGTGAGATATGATGAATCCAAGGGTTCTAATACAGTAGCCTAGTTTCCATCACTGACACTAACTTTTCATTGGCATTTATGGAGTATACAGTAGAGGCGCACAATCATCCATAGTTGGCATGTGTATTGGTTTCGTCTTGCAAAGAGTTTCTTAGGATGCATATGAGATTTAACAAACAAATTAGAAGTCGGATTTACGAAATTGTTACTTGTACTCCTCCTTTAAGAAATCTTTTTGCATCATTCACAAAGTTGGGTTTAATTTATATGAATTGATATTACTATAATCCAGTAGTGTAAACCACCTTAATGATTTTACATTTTGCAGATCCTAGCGCGGGGTTCAGAATTCTGAGCTTGAATTACGCCGTCGTATCGTTTGGCACTGGTgacgaagaagaagaacaagctGGGAGCTGTAACTTTCTTCAACGAACCATGTGACGGTGGCCTACTAATAATTCAATTGTGAAAAGGAAATTCTGCTGCATTAGCTGGTATGCCATATGCTCGCTCGCCAATAAGTCAATCCTGACGGACCATCTTTCAACTCAATTTCGTTTTCCATTAGGTTGATTACTGATTTCATTTGTGTGTACCTGCTGCCAAGGATAGAGAAGTTATTAATTGCCTGGCTCCATGCTCTTTCCATCACTGCAACGACAATAATCTGTGAAGCCTAGATCACCTCAAAtcccccggggggggggggggaatatatatatatatatatatatatgtatgtgttaGTTATAATCATGTCTAAGGCCACCACTGATTGGTTGATCAGATCATGACACTAAGAAAGCTTTGTACAACCTGCAACGCGATAGTGAAGTTTTGGTGGGAAGCATTTTGGTCATTCTCCTTTTGTTTAGGGATTTTAAATCACCCAAGTCATTTGGTTAATTGTCTTGTGAAAGTTACTTCGTGTTCGGCTAATGGCTGTGGATTAATTTGAAACCGGCTTTTCTAGGAATGGAGATGGAAACATGAAAGCGTGGATTAAAAATGCTTCGATCTTTTAAACTTGTCGTTTAACGCATATGCTTTCATATATCTTATAATTGGTTGTTCGTGAATAATGAATAGAGGAATATAATCGAAGGACGGATTAATAGCACATAAGGATACAACCGGGGGCCATCAAACCCCCCCTcgctgttttcttttgtttgttttgttattgGGAATAATTTGAAAAACCTCCCTTAGAGTTTGTGACAAAAATAATGTATATGATAATATAATAGTAAACAGGAGCACGGGTGACAAGACAGAAGATCCACTTATTGCTAGGCTCTTGTGCTATATGATCTGTAAGGGGGAAATTGGGAGTTGGGTGGGTCTACTCCGTTTATTCAATTTGTATTTTGCGAAAGATATTAAGCAAGCATCCTATAAGATATGATAAGAAAAGCTTGTTTAATTGTGTATGTATGACTGACTATACGAGGACGCGACtcattttatgtttttcatATAAATTTCGCTCAGTTTCACAAGGAAGCGGaggaaaatgacaaaattaggaAAGAATAGATTGTGGGGAGAGCGTTTGGGtaggagattatttggaataaaatttttttaaaaaaatatataatactTTTTAATGTGATTTATGTGAAATGAAAAGAtgattaatatatatatatatatttatgaatCAAGCAgataaatttgtttaaatatttaaacaCGGTAAAAATCGACTGTATTGAGACCGAAAAAGCGAACGAGCTGGGTTATAATTGACATCCAAGCTACCTTACTCTAATAAGTAAAACCCTTCTCTATGCACCACACCACAGCAATTAATCGAAGCTGACTTGCCAACACACGCCTATGGCACACCTTGCAACCAACTTCGACAAGCAACTATCAAACCAAATGGAATAAAACCATCAAATGATAATGATAGAATCAACCATTTTTCCttggctcagtggccaccagAGAAGGATGTAAGTCCCTCCTTGGACTGTAAGTGGAGGGTTCAAACCTTAAATTGGGCTCTAATCATGTCTGCATACCTACTAGCCCCTTACACACAAGCCTCCTTAGGCTTCCCTTCCTGTACCgactcctcatttttgtcttgaTATATTCtccaacaaaaaaagaaaaaaagcgtGACAATCAACCGTGCAGAAAACAGCGCCTTCATTGGAAAACACAAAAACAGAAAAGAGGCGCGCCAACTTTGACGTCAAATAACTGCGCTTCATTCACTACTGTTTTGCTGGACCTTTGCCCCTTTTCGTGGATGCTGGACCATTACCAAGCCAGCCCGCTTCCCCAAACCAACCGGGGGGCCTCTATCACTGATTCTCCTTGTAATCGCTAGAAATGACGATTTTTACTGGATTCACCGCGAATAATAATAAACTGTACCGTTCTTGCCGACCGGCTCATTCAATTTGTGCTCACTATTACGTTATTAATTCTTTTTATCCAGCTATGACCGGAAGCCGGTGGCTAGGTTCCAGAACTGAGTCTGCTCCATCAGAGTTCCGGGGACCAAACGCCTACGATTTGCTCGGAGTTTCGCAGACCAGCTCATTAGCAGAAATCAAAGCTTCCTTTCATAAATTAGCCAAGGAGACCCACCCTGACCTTGCCGACTCACACACCTACTCTTCTGCCTCCAATCGGTTCATCCAAATTCTCGCTGCTTATGAGGTTATTTGTTTTTAATAGAAATAAACATCTTCTCTTTTAGTGCGATTTTCACACTCAGTTTACATTTGTCGTTCTGCTTGTTTTATTgctgtgaattttttttttttttgtgctacATTTCTTGTTATGTACTAGGGTAGCGAGTGTAACTTTGGTGTAGATATCATTATGCTAGTGAAATGATCAATTTTGGTGATACAAATGATGTCACAAATCGAGATTCAAGTCATGAAGATTAGCATTTATTGCTAGTATTTTTCCGCAATGGATTGCAATCTGTTAAACTGCTGAATTCTTAGGCTTATGTTTACTGGACATAAAAATACAACTCGTATCAGTTCAAGGCAGaagaatgagaaaaaaaaataaagaaagaaagagagggaaATTGATCCTACACTGGATAAATGCATTCTATTCTATCTTCAGGTGTAGAAGGCATTGAACTAAAATGTAGTTTCATCTCTAATGCAACATCAGGAGCTTGGATTTGACTTAGTTACGCTTGCTGAATCCAGATACTCTCAGATTGTGAGAGGAGGGCGCACTACGATCAATATCTATTGTCTCAAAGGGTGCTATTTCAAAGACTTCCTGGGCAGGGATCAGATATTTTTACCTATGAATCACACAGAACACCAGCTGGGCAGATGGAAGTTGTTGAATGGTTGAAATGGTATAGATATGCCGTAAGTGAGATTTTATCAGAGAAAAGGGTGGTCATAGGATCAGGATACCTTGATGTATTGGAGAGGGATTTCTATTCGGCAATGCATACAGCATATTACGGCCCAGAGATTGAGTGCTCAGATCTTCTTCCTGATTGTTTTGAAGCTGAGGAGAGGTCTCATTGTTGCACTCCTGAGGTGCTGCACTTGGTGTTCGGGCGAGATCTCTTTGGAATGGTTCGTATTACCAACCAGATTCCTGAAATATCACATGCTAAAAGGCAAAACTTGACATCTTTTCCATCAGATTTGTCTGAATCCATTCAGTATGCTGATGATCTAAAGAACTCCAGTATAAC
This portion of the Coffea eugenioides isolate CCC68of chromosome 11, Ceug_1.0, whole genome shotgun sequence genome encodes:
- the LOC113751557 gene encoding uncharacterized protein LOC113751557 isoform X3, producing the protein MTIFTGFTANNNKLYRSCRPAHSICAHYYVINSFYPAMTGSRWLGSRTESAPSEFRGPNAYDLLGVSQTSSLAEIKASFHKLAKETHPDLADSHTYSSASNRFIQILAAYEILSDCERRAHYDQYLLSQRVLFQRLPGQGSDIFTYESHRTPAGQMEVVEWLKWYRYAVSEILSEKRVVIGSGYLDVLERDFYSAMHTAYYGPEIECSDLLPDCFEAEERSHCCTPEVLHLVFGRDLFGMVRITNQIPEISHAKRQNLTSFPSDLSESIQYADDLKNSSITDGGTYQKQATESCYNTLDTYKNLELCIGGRLIAVARRDPPQSLEGKQNKEDSIHVYLTSHDDSVARSQESGEFNDVDFSVGYRIPLGTITGLGTSPDEGSCYVYDKSGAKTHIIMKHRTLLVKHMHWYRVGDKASMCECRCTRARLPPSKFWLFEPRCGMHDIGGWYVETYGDSIQQCICLLLPIEV
- the LOC113751557 gene encoding uncharacterized protein LOC113751557 isoform X1; translated protein: MTIFTGFTANNNKLYRSCRPAHSICAHYYVINSFYPAMTGSRWLGSRTESAPSEFRGPNAYDLLGVSQTSSLAEIKASFHKLAKETHPDLADSHTYSSASNRFIQILAAYEILSDCERRAHYDQYLLSQRVLFQRLPGQGSDIFTYESHRTPAGQMEVVEWLKWYRYAVSEILSEKRVVIGSGYLDVLERDFYSAMHTAYYGPEIECSDLLPDCFEAEERSHCCTPEVLHLVFGRDLFGMVRITNQIPEISHAKRQNLTSFPSDLSESIQYADDLKNSSITDGGTYQKQATESCYNTLDTYKNLELCIGGRLIAVARRDPPQSLEGKQNKEDSIHVYLTSHDDSVARSQESGEFNDVDFSVGYRIPLGTITGLGTSPDEGSCYVYDKSGAKTHIIMKHRTLLVKHMHWYRVGDKASMCECRCTRARLPPSKFWLFEPRCGMHDIGGWYVETYGRDKKARTVPSQRHWDGLDSNELFDKRLHPAMYLLALAYRSLDIEDARRRKKTVKDIIETKMFRILSWCKKLA
- the LOC113751557 gene encoding uncharacterized protein LOC113751557 isoform X2; amino-acid sequence: MTIFTGFTANNNKLYRSCRPAHSICAHYYVINSFYPAMTGSRWLGSRTESAPSEFRGPNAYDLLGVSQTSSLAEIKASFHKLAKETHPDLADSHTYSSASNRFIQILAAYEILSDCERRAHYDQYLLSQRVLFQRLPGQGSDIFTYESHRTPAGQMEVVEWLKWYRYAVSEILSEKRVVIGSGYLDVLERDFYSAMHTAYYGPEIECSDLLPDCFEAEERSHCCTPEVLHLVFGRDLFGMVRITNQIPEISHAKRQNLTSFPSDLSESIQYADDLKNSSITDGGTYQKQATESCYNTLDTYKNLELCIGGRLIAVARRDPPQSLEGKQNKEDSIHVYLTSHDDSVARSQESGEFNDVDFSVGYRIPLGTITGLGTSPDEGSCYVYDKSGAKTHIIMKHRTLLVKHMHWYRVGDKASMCECRCTRARLPPSKRLHPAMYLLALAYRSLDIEDARRRKKTVKDIIETKMFRILSWCKKLA
- the LOC113751557 gene encoding uncharacterized protein LOC113751557 isoform X4; its protein translation is MTIFTGFTANNNKLYRSCRPAHSICAHYYVINSFYPAMTGSRWLGSRTESAPSEFRGPNAYDLLGVSQTSSLAEIKASFHKLAKETHPDLADSHTYSSASNRFIQILAAYEILSDCERRAHYDQYLLSQRVLFQRLPGQGSDIFTYESHRTPAGQMEVVEWLKWYRYAVSEILSEKRVVIGSGYLDVLERDFYSAMHTAYYGPEIECSDLLPDCFEAEERSHCCTPEVLHLVFGRDLFGMVRITNQIPEISHAKRQNLTSFPSDLSESIQYADDLKNSSITDGGTYQKQATESCYNTLDTYKNLELCIGGRLIAVARRDPPQSLEGKQNKEDSIHVYLTSHDDSVARSQESGEFNDVDFSVGYRIPLGTITGLGTSPDEGSCYVYDKSGAKTHIIMKHRTLLIIAFEAFKGQKAQVSSLCM